Proteins encoded in a region of the Sulfurimonas marina genome:
- a CDS encoding ATP-binding protein, whose product MVTPAIGVSELYKQLELLIQTDTPVFIHGSPGIGKSYIVNELAQKNDLGIRDIRLSQLDAVDLRGIPSIQNEQTKWMPPVFLPDDENSEGILFLDELNSAPLSVQAAIYQLVLDRKIGEYVLPKGWRIICAGNKIDDKGIVFKLPSPLINRMVHIVLEAKYDEFKTWGIQNKIHPYIIGFLGFRPDLLSTQIPSATEANPAFATPRAWSMLSNILYSVKDLSAISSIIHGTVGYGAGIEFISFVKVYKTLPNIDAILAGESEEVPSEPSALYALCAALIEKYQMAEHGDNIFTYAKKLPVEFNVMLIKDLIVKDETIAELESFEEWLEKYENFII is encoded by the coding sequence ATGGTAACACCTGCCATTGGGGTATCTGAGCTGTATAAGCAGCTAGAACTGCTGATTCAAACCGATACACCCGTTTTTATTCACGGTAGTCCGGGAATAGGGAAGTCCTACATTGTCAACGAACTGGCGCAAAAAAATGATCTGGGTATCCGCGATATCAGACTATCTCAACTAGATGCGGTAGATCTAAGAGGTATCCCCTCAATTCAAAATGAGCAGACAAAATGGATGCCTCCTGTTTTTCTACCCGATGACGAGAACTCGGAGGGGATACTCTTTTTAGATGAATTGAATTCTGCACCCCTTTCTGTTCAAGCTGCTATCTATCAGCTTGTACTCGATCGCAAGATCGGGGAGTATGTCTTGCCAAAAGGGTGGCGGATCATCTGTGCGGGGAACAAGATAGACGATAAGGGGATTGTCTTCAAACTACCTTCACCTTTGATCAACAGAATGGTGCATATTGTTTTAGAAGCAAAATATGACGAGTTTAAAACTTGGGGTATTCAAAATAAGATCCACCCGTACATCATCGGTTTTTTAGGATTCCGTCCCGATCTTTTAAGTACGCAGATTCCTAGTGCGACAGAGGCAAATCCTGCTTTTGCAACCCCTAGGGCTTGGAGTATGCTCTCCAACATTCTTTACTCGGTAAAAGATCTAAGTGCTATCAGCTCAATTATTCACGGTACGGTAGGTTATGGCGCAGGGATAGAGTTTATCTCGTTTGTCAAAGTCTACAAAACCCTGCCGAACATTGATGCTATTTTAGCAGGTGAGAGTGAAGAGGTTCCGAGTGAACCGAGTGCTCTTTATGCCCTGTGCGCAGCTTTGATAGAAAAATATCAAATGGCTGAGCATGGAGACAACATCTTCACTTATGCAAAAAAACTGCCGGTTGAGTTTAATGTGATGCTGATCAAAGACCTTATTGTGAAGGATGAAACTATCGCTGAGCTAGAGAGCTTTGAAGAGTGGCTTGAGAAGTATGAAAACTTCATCATATGA
- a CDS encoding vWA domain-containing protein — MKTSSYEELFQKARIHFLFHHPFLSVLALSIPTIFASNSKSAFETDGISITVDLEKLDKYSEDELTYLYAHTLLHIVLKHPYRQKTRELKLWNQSCDIVVNNTLSTFKDVGSMPQDEIFDETLKDKCVEEVYEILYKEQEDENEGASEEKEDNEAKVTPDEKGKLKAHIYDESKQDIQEVADEKTSSGELEKLNGIIIQALSIAQKNRTDYSGMLVEIDTLIKPEISFYDVLKEYLVISTFEKESTFSKPNKRFAHLGLYLPGTKKQQEQLEIIVALDSSSSVSMEEYKKFLGVIAEVCEGFYEYKVQILPFDISVKEELIVSFDSFSSLESLDWHIPKSDGGTNFDAVLRYLKTTDIRSNDLLLVLSDGEFEISEALVSQTLFVLNEKKNLRKFEQYGRVIEFLV, encoded by the coding sequence ATGAAAACTTCATCATATGAAGAACTTTTTCAAAAAGCTCGGATCCACTTTCTCTTCCATCATCCCTTTTTATCTGTCTTAGCACTCTCTATCCCCACTATCTTCGCTTCAAACAGCAAAAGTGCTTTTGAGACAGACGGGATTTCGATAACAGTCGATCTTGAAAAACTGGATAAATACAGCGAAGATGAACTTACATATTTGTATGCCCATACACTTTTGCATATAGTACTCAAACACCCTTACAGACAAAAAACAAGAGAGTTAAAGCTGTGGAACCAGAGTTGTGACATTGTTGTGAATAATACTCTCTCCACTTTTAAAGATGTCGGCTCAATGCCCCAAGATGAGATTTTTGATGAAACGCTCAAAGATAAATGTGTAGAGGAAGTTTATGAGATCCTCTACAAAGAGCAAGAAGATGAAAATGAAGGTGCAAGCGAAGAGAAAGAGGATAATGAAGCGAAGGTGACTCCAGATGAAAAGGGGAAACTAAAAGCGCATATCTACGATGAGAGTAAGCAGGATATTCAAGAGGTTGCAGATGAAAAAACATCAAGCGGTGAGCTGGAAAAATTAAACGGCATCATTATTCAAGCGCTCTCAATAGCACAAAAAAACAGAACCGACTACAGTGGAATGCTGGTTGAGATAGATACCCTCATAAAACCTGAAATCAGCTTTTACGATGTGTTAAAAGAGTATCTGGTCATTTCAACTTTTGAGAAAGAGTCAACATTTTCAAAACCAAATAAACGCTTTGCCCATTTAGGACTTTATCTTCCAGGGACAAAAAAACAGCAAGAGCAACTTGAGATAATTGTAGCCCTTGACAGCTCGTCGAGTGTTTCAATGGAGGAGTATAAAAAGTTTTTAGGGGTGATTGCCGAGGTGTGCGAGGGATTTTACGAGTACAAAGTACAGATACTCCCTTTTGATATTTCAGTTAAAGAGGAGCTGATCGTCAGTTTTGACAGCTTTTCCTCATTGGAGAGTCTTGACTGGCATATCCCCAAAAGCGACGGTGGGACAAATTTTGACGCAGTACTGCGTTATCTAAAAACTACAGATATCCGCTCAAACGATTTGCTTTTAGTACTTAGTGACGGGGAATTTGAAATAAGCGAAGCTCTTGTCTCTCAAACACTTTTTGTACTTAATGAGAAAAAGAATCTTCGGAAGTTTGAACAGTATGGAAGGGTGATAGAGTTTTTGGTATAA
- a CDS encoding ankyrin repeat domain-containing protein, giving the protein MLSETTIEWMVANDYDPKVIDKVGKHGNSALMKAVREAKSEIASEFIKAGAELELRNVDGNTALWNACFGQDYKCVELLVKAGIQLDSTNDNGVTALMYSASAGKLDMVKLLLEYGAKTEIENLDGFKAIDLAATPSIYKALKNGL; this is encoded by the coding sequence ATGTTAAGCGAAACAACAATAGAGTGGATGGTTGCAAACGATTACGATCCAAAGGTGATAGACAAGGTCGGCAAGCACGGCAACTCTGCACTTATGAAAGCGGTAAGGGAAGCAAAAAGTGAAATCGCTTCTGAGTTTATAAAAGCTGGAGCAGAGTTAGAGCTACGCAATGTTGACGGCAATACGGCACTTTGGAATGCATGTTTCGGGCAGGATTACAAATGTGTAGAGCTATTGGTAAAAGCGGGTATCCAACTAGACAGTACAAATGACAACGGTGTAACTGCTCTTATGTATAGTGCGAGTGCAGGGAAGCTGGATATGGTAAAACTTTTGTTGGAATACGGTGCAAAAACAGAGATAGAAAATCTTGATGGATTTAAGGCGATAGATTTGGCGGCTACACCTTCAATCTACAAGGCTCTTAAAAATGGTCTATAA
- a CDS encoding PAS domain S-box protein has translation MMEVTNAQQIEQALHEWVSALDVLDDAIFVHDHEYRILRCNRAYQHLAELPFKEIISQPYFKIFPKLDAPLRACYSSIHNDSTDEHEEDILVGGTLYRSRSHTIFDEKGKYCYSIHVLQDITKEQADEEKLKQNEKFIKTVLNNLPIGVAVNTVHPEVKFTYMNDNFPKLYRTTQEALKNPDDFWTAAYEDADFREKIKKKVLEDCKSGKPTCMRWSDVPLTRKGEKTTYISAQNIPLSDMDSIISLVWDVTERKEMEDLLRSEKRFSDKIIESIPDVFFLLDGEGKLERWNNKIETLFGMTPEELKHREALFFIHEADRTEIAGKIEETLEVGHSIVETRLMTIEGVRDYKFTSKRITTPKGKGIIGIGFDMTKRKKMELQLERERDFSNRLIDTAPVIVLLLDQTGHIVKYNRYTEQISGYPLEEVQGKEWFSIFLPEENREKTKEIFLEAINELDSQGQIDTMLTRSGEELHIEWYSKTIKDAKGRTEGLLAIGMDVTEQQKTQERLELFHTLFEHSKDSVEIIEPGTLKLLDVNETNCRELGYSREELLEMTIYDIDPTVTPEVSKSIEEKIQKEGNLTFESVHKRRDGSTFPVEISLSLNNLGHPYLLSIARDISERKEAEEHLKESEEKFRTITASAQDAILMIDAKGDISYWNEAAERVLGYSADEAVGTNLHNLIAPERFMDAHLKGFKEFQHTGEGAAIGKTVELAAIKKDGTEFPVELSMSSILRKDGWGAIGIIRDISERKASESAINRANRALKTLSAGNLALVHATSEDELLKEVTRVIVETGGYSLAVVDYAEDGPEKRLNPVAWHGFSGEEYWLNDLCWKEMEKGILPAGAAVREGVTQIFRDISDPLTCPNWREASMEHGYVSHISLPLFDGKKPFGALSIYSSQEESFDEEEIHLLEELANDLAYGIQNQRTRAASEKHEEILREGLEQTILAISATVESRDPYTAGHQKRVAELAVAIAEEMGLDQDEIEGIRFAAIIHDLGKIHIPAEILAKPGRLTDIEFMLIQTHPQAGYDIIKDVHFPWPIAQYVLQHHEHMDGSGYPQGLKADEILLGAKIISVADVIEAISSHRPYRSALGIQLALDEVVKGRGTHYDTAVVDACMKLFNKKKFTFNTESSMHSS, from the coding sequence ATGATGGAAGTCACAAATGCGCAACAGATTGAGCAGGCCCTACACGAATGGGTCAGTGCCTTAGATGTTTTGGATGATGCTATTTTCGTTCATGATCATGAATATCGGATCCTTCGTTGTAATCGCGCATATCAGCATCTGGCTGAGCTTCCGTTTAAGGAGATTATCTCTCAGCCTTATTTCAAGATCTTCCCAAAATTAGATGCCCCTTTGAGAGCTTGTTACTCAAGCATACATAATGATAGTACTGATGAACATGAAGAGGATATTTTGGTTGGCGGTACTCTTTACCGTTCCCGTTCTCACACGATATTTGATGAAAAAGGGAAATATTGTTATTCGATTCATGTTTTGCAAGATATTACTAAAGAGCAGGCAGACGAAGAGAAACTCAAACAAAATGAAAAGTTTATTAAGACGGTACTCAATAACCTTCCCATAGGTGTTGCCGTAAATACTGTTCATCCAGAGGTAAAATTTACCTATATGAATGACAATTTTCCAAAACTTTACCGTACGACACAAGAGGCATTAAAAAATCCGGATGATTTTTGGACGGCGGCATATGAAGATGCAGATTTCCGAGAAAAAATTAAGAAAAAGGTACTTGAAGATTGTAAAAGCGGTAAGCCGACATGTATGCGCTGGAGTGATGTTCCTCTGACTCGTAAAGGGGAAAAGACAACTTACATATCGGCACAAAATATTCCGCTGTCCGATATGGACTCAATTATTTCGTTGGTATGGGATGTAACAGAGCGTAAGGAGATGGAGGACCTCTTACGCAGTGAAAAACGGTTTTCAGATAAGATTATTGAGAGTATTCCCGATGTCTTCTTTTTACTTGACGGTGAGGGAAAACTTGAACGTTGGAACAACAAGATAGAAACGCTTTTCGGTATGACACCTGAAGAGTTAAAACATCGTGAGGCTCTCTTTTTTATACATGAAGCAGATCGTACTGAAATTGCAGGGAAAATTGAAGAGACCCTTGAGGTTGGACACAGCATCGTAGAAACGCGACTGATGACAATAGAGGGTGTACGTGACTACAAGTTTACAAGTAAACGGATCACAACCCCTAAAGGAAAAGGGATTATCGGCATCGGGTTTGATATGACCAAACGAAAGAAGATGGAACTGCAGTTAGAAAGGGAGAGAGATTTTTCAAACAGGCTGATCGATACGGCTCCCGTAATTGTTTTATTGCTTGATCAAACAGGACACATCGTAAAATACAATCGTTACACAGAGCAGATTAGCGGTTATCCTCTTGAAGAGGTACAGGGGAAGGAATGGTTCTCAATATTTTTACCCGAAGAAAACCGAGAGAAGACCAAAGAGATTTTTCTAGAAGCGATTAATGAGCTCGATAGTCAGGGGCAGATTGATACTATGCTGACACGTTCAGGAGAAGAGCTTCATATTGAATGGTATAGTAAAACGATCAAAGATGCTAAAGGGAGAACAGAGGGGCTGCTAGCTATAGGTATGGATGTTACTGAACAGCAAAAAACTCAGGAACGTTTAGAACTGTTTCATACACTTTTCGAACATTCTAAAGATTCTGTTGAAATTATAGAACCGGGTACGCTTAAACTGCTTGACGTAAATGAAACTAATTGCCGTGAACTCGGTTATAGTCGTGAAGAACTGCTTGAGATGACTATTTATGATATCGATCCTACAGTGACCCCTGAGGTTAGTAAATCGATCGAAGAGAAGATACAAAAAGAGGGAAATCTAACTTTTGAGAGTGTACATAAGCGCCGTGATGGAAGCACGTTTCCTGTAGAAATTTCATTATCGCTTAACAATCTTGGACACCCTTACTTACTATCTATTGCGCGCGATATTAGCGAACGAAAAGAGGCGGAAGAGCATCTAAAAGAGAGTGAGGAAAAATTCCGTACTATTACTGCTTCTGCGCAGGATGCGATTTTGATGATAGATGCAAAAGGAGATATATCTTACTGGAACGAAGCAGCAGAACGGGTACTTGGCTACTCGGCAGATGAGGCAGTTGGAACCAATCTTCATAACTTGATAGCACCGGAGCGTTTTATGGATGCTCACCTCAAAGGGTTCAAAGAGTTTCAACATACGGGTGAAGGTGCGGCCATTGGCAAGACTGTAGAACTTGCAGCTATAAAAAAAGACGGTACGGAATTTCCTGTTGAACTCTCTATGTCTTCCATACTTCGTAAAGATGGATGGGGAGCTATAGGGATCATTCGTGACATAAGTGAACGCAAAGCATCCGAATCTGCAATCAATAGGGCAAACCGTGCTTTAAAAACACTCTCGGCCGGGAACTTGGCACTTGTACATGCAACCAGCGAAGATGAGTTACTTAAAGAGGTAACCAGAGTGATCGTTGAAACGGGCGGTTATAGCCTTGCTGTTGTTGATTATGCGGAAGATGGTCCGGAGAAACGTCTTAATCCTGTTGCTTGGCATGGTTTTAGCGGTGAAGAGTACTGGCTTAATGATCTGTGTTGGAAGGAGATGGAAAAAGGTATCCTTCCTGCAGGAGCAGCCGTTCGTGAAGGGGTAACGCAGATCTTCAGAGATATTTCAGACCCTCTTACCTGTCCTAACTGGCGAGAGGCTTCAATGGAACATGGATATGTTTCACACATTTCTCTGCCGCTTTTTGATGGGAAAAAGCCTTTTGGAGCGCTTAGTATATATTCATCACAAGAGGAGTCTTTTGATGAAGAGGAGATCCATTTACTTGAAGAGTTGGCTAATGATCTCGCCTATGGAATTCAAAACCAGCGTACGCGTGCTGCAAGTGAAAAGCATGAAGAGATATTACGTGAAGGATTGGAGCAGACAATTTTAGCTATTTCGGCAACGGTAGAGTCACGCGATCCATATACTGCGGGTCATCAAAAACGTGTTGCTGAACTGGCAGTAGCAATTGCTGAGGAGATGGGACTTGATCAGGATGAGATAGAGGGGATTAGATTTGCGGCTATCATTCACGATCTAGGAAAGATTCACATCCCCGCGGAGATTCTTGCAAAACCTGGACGACTTACAGATATTGAGTTTATGTTGATCCAGACACACCCGCAAGCGGGTTACGATATCATCAAGGATGTACATTTCCCTTGGCCTATTGCACAGTATGTTCTTCAACATCATGAGCATATGGATGGTTCGGGGTACCCTCAGGGACTTAAAGCTGATGAGATCTTGTTAGGTGCAAAGATCATTTCCGTAGCGGATGTGATCGAAGCTATATCTTCGCATCGTCCTTACCGCTCGGCACTTGGAATTCAACTGGCTCTTGATGAGGTTGTAAAAGGTAGGGGCACACACTATGACACTGCGGTGGTAGATGCCTGCATGAAACTTTTTAATAAAAAGAAATTTACATTTAACACTGAGTCAAGTATGCACTCTTCTTGA
- a CDS encoding vWA domain-containing protein — MEQKFYKDTAYIMIAEELLTKAKSQLINKHPYFGMLASRLKHEVSEKVTHYASNGVRFLYNSEFIESCSIEELQFILTNAVMHHVLAHKQRKLGRRGALWQLATDYAINNMLVKNKFKLPRGVNYDKAFKNMYAEEIYEELKKQLIADGVSLYDDLDVLDEVTGGKNEYSFFSRIKRIEQNPSEKEEEEWDYAATLAKEVAQKKSLLPSGFDRFAKKMVANDIDWRFELYNAINRHMRNNYAFMPPNKKHLYRGVALPSLASDTLSLIVAIDTSGSINESLLGVFKSEFESIMQNFPSIRIELLIADAKVHHHYTFVGADELDFKLTGGGGTDYRVVFDYVEQNLPMSTMLLYFTDGEGIFPRIPPSYEVLWALSSGRARIPFGRKLLIL; from the coding sequence GTGGAGCAAAAATTTTACAAAGATACTGCATACATAATGATTGCCGAAGAACTCCTTACAAAAGCAAAAAGTCAGCTTATAAATAAACATCCGTATTTTGGGATGTTGGCATCACGTCTGAAGCATGAGGTCAGCGAGAAAGTTACTCACTATGCAAGTAACGGAGTCCGTTTTCTTTATAACTCCGAGTTTATTGAAAGTTGTTCGATCGAGGAGTTACAGTTCATACTGACAAATGCGGTGATGCACCATGTACTTGCACATAAACAGAGAAAGCTTGGACGCCGCGGGGCACTTTGGCAACTCGCAACTGATTATGCGATCAACAATATGCTTGTAAAAAATAAGTTCAAACTTCCTCGTGGTGTCAATTACGACAAAGCATTTAAAAATATGTACGCCGAAGAGATCTATGAGGAACTCAAAAAACAGCTTATAGCCGACGGTGTGAGTTTGTACGATGACCTTGACGTGCTAGATGAGGTGACAGGCGGGAAAAACGAATACTCTTTCTTTAGCAGAATAAAACGGATAGAGCAGAATCCAAGCGAAAAAGAGGAAGAGGAGTGGGACTACGCGGCAACTTTGGCAAAAGAGGTAGCCCAGAAAAAATCTCTCCTTCCCTCAGGGTTTGATCGTTTTGCAAAAAAGATGGTGGCAAACGACATAGACTGGAGGTTTGAGCTTTACAATGCGATCAACCGCCATATGAGAAATAACTATGCCTTTATGCCGCCAAACAAAAAACATCTCTATCGCGGAGTCGCTCTTCCTTCACTTGCCAGCGATACACTCTCGCTTATAGTTGCGATCGACACTTCAGGCTCGATCAATGAGTCGCTTTTAGGAGTGTTCAAATCTGAATTTGAATCTATTATGCAAAACTTTCCCTCAATTCGGATTGAGCTTTTAATAGCTGATGCAAAAGTGCATCACCATTACACTTTTGTAGGTGCGGATGAGTTGGACTTTAAACTCACGGGTGGTGGGGGAACCGACTATCGTGTAGTTTTTGACTATGTGGAGCAAAACCTGCCAATGAGTACAATGCTCTTATATTTTACAGACGGGGAGGGGATATTCCCACGCATACCACCATCGTATGAAGTTCTATGGGCACTTTCAAGCGGGCGGGCACGAATCCCTTTTGGAAGAAAACTTTTAATTCTATAG
- a CDS encoding GNAT family N-acetyltransferase, translating into MVYKAKKKDLDSLELLLKELFTQEKEFVYKKGLHKKALKKILENKKIGRIFVYKIEDKIVGMVSILFSYSTALGGKVGIIEDMIVESDYRGLGVGNALLEHIMQYVKQKRLKRVTLLSDADNSIAHKLYKKHGMKHSQMVVFRKGV; encoded by the coding sequence ATGGTCTATAAAGCGAAGAAAAAAGATCTAGACAGTTTAGAGCTGTTGTTAAAAGAGCTTTTTACGCAGGAAAAAGAGTTTGTGTACAAAAAGGGTCTGCATAAAAAAGCACTCAAAAAGATCCTTGAGAATAAAAAGATAGGGCGTATCTTTGTCTACAAAATAGAGGACAAAATTGTAGGTATGGTTAGTATTCTTTTTAGTTACTCAACAGCACTCGGCGGAAAAGTGGGCATTATCGAAGATATGATCGTAGAGTCCGATTATAGAGGTCTAGGTGTGGGAAATGCGCTTTTGGAACATATTATGCAATATGTAAAACAGAAAAGGTTAAAAAGAGTGACGCTTTTGAGTGATGCAGATAATAGCATTGCACATAAACTGTACAAAAAACATGGGATGAAACACTCTCAGATGGTAGTTTTTAGAAAAGGGGTTTAA
- a CDS encoding 4Fe-4S dicluster domain-containing protein: MAVMITEECISCDACAPECPVAAILDENNEKNPQDSFFYVKPESCVECVGHADAPRCVEACPTEGAIVWDMPYTKEYNDYWQAGQDAGTYNIRVHKKKGLMLPEQKEQPFIADVSMSDRESNANIGRWA; encoded by the coding sequence ATGGCAGTTATGATTACAGAAGAGTGTATCTCTTGTGACGCTTGTGCACCTGAGTGCCCGGTTGCAGCAATTTTAGATGAAAACAATGAAAAAAATCCTCAAGATTCTTTCTTTTATGTAAAACCTGAGAGTTGTGTTGAGTGTGTAGGTCATGCAGATGCACCTCGTTGTGTTGAAGCGTGTCCTACTGAGGGTGCGATCGTTTGGGATATGCCTTATACAAAAGAGTATAACGACTATTGGCAAGCTGGTCAGGATGCTGGAACATACAACATTCGTGTACATAAGAAAAAAGGTCTTATGCTTCCTGAGCAAAAAGAACAACCTTTTATCGCTGATGTTTCAATGAGCGATAGAGAATCTAATGCAAATATCGGTCGCTGGGCATAA
- a CDS encoding MarR family winged helix-turn-helix transcriptional regulator encodes MKLKIKSYGEHQDKVLRTVFQLHRTQNKIASDEAKFFLEHGLTYNQFKVLEVLYHRGDLSIGEITKLTLSTPGNITVVVKNLKRDGWITSIRNEKDKRSTLLSIEQKGRDILEGLFPDHIQNLEKKMSVLSDEELDTLCKLLRKVQKNDLKDK; translated from the coding sequence ATGAAATTAAAAATTAAATCATACGGAGAACATCAAGACAAAGTTCTCAGAACTGTTTTTCAGTTGCATCGTACACAAAACAAGATTGCTTCCGATGAGGCAAAATTCTTTTTAGAACACGGTCTTACGTACAATCAGTTTAAGGTTTTAGAAGTACTTTACCATCGCGGTGATCTTTCCATTGGGGAGATTACGAAACTAACACTCTCTACACCGGGAAACATTACCGTTGTGGTGAAAAATCTCAAGCGTGACGGTTGGATCACTTCTATTAGAAATGAAAAAGATAAAAGAAGTACTCTTTTGTCTATTGAACAAAAAGGGAGAGATATCTTAGAGGGTCTATTTCCGGATCATATTCAAAACCTTGAAAAAAAGATGAGTGTTTTGAGTGATGAAGAGTTAGATACACTCTGTAAACTCCTGAGAAAAGTTCAGAAAAACGACTTAAAGGATAAATGA
- a CDS encoding DUF6932 family protein, producing MDATPLLEPGLHNFELGEIGNHFLQDFPTSNTRPSLIQNLSTYIDYLSNIGVPIELWIDGSFTTQKIDPNDIDLVIFSPAAILNELPEEKQKNFQVLTDRETIKQEFGLDVLFCPAEDENMRSYWRGWYGYNRNEQPKGIARIMVNK from the coding sequence ATGGATGCAACACCTCTATTAGAACCAGGTCTACACAATTTTGAATTAGGTGAAATTGGAAATCACTTTTTACAAGATTTTCCTACTTCAAATACAAGACCTAGTTTAATTCAAAATTTAAGTACCTATATTGATTATTTATCTAATATAGGTGTCCCTATTGAATTATGGATAGATGGTTCTTTTACAACACAAAAAATTGATCCAAATGATATTGACTTAGTTATTTTTTCACCAGCAGCTATTCTAAATGAATTACCAGAAGAGAAACAAAAGAATTTTCAAGTACTAACAGACAGGGAAACAATAAAGCAAGAATTTGGCTTAGATGTACTATTTTGCCCTGCAGAAGACGAGAATATGAGAAGTTATTGGCGTGGTTGGTATGGATATAATCGGAATGAGCAACCAAAAGGTATAGCTCGTATTATGGTGAACAAATGA
- a CDS encoding 4Fe-4S dicluster domain-containing protein: MSVYITDLCINCDACIEECPATAIVSADESPLADGEYTYVKPEKCIECVDTTVPKCADVCPTEGCIVWDMPYIPDYDEYYIQGQEAGKYLIRTHKKKGLLSPANQPRPFRDSISLTQRAESMAVEV, translated from the coding sequence ATGTCTGTCTATATAACCGACCTTTGTATTAACTGTGATGCTTGTATAGAGGAGTGTCCCGCTACTGCTATAGTTAGTGCAGACGAATCCCCTCTTGCTGATGGTGAGTATACATATGTTAAACCTGAAAAATGTATAGAGTGTGTAGACACTACTGTACCAAAATGTGCCGATGTTTGTCCGACAGAGGGATGTATAGTTTGGGATATGCCTTACATTCCAGACTATGATGAGTACTATATCCAAGGCCAAGAGGCTGGAAAATACCTCATCAGAACACATAAGAAAAAAGGTTTGCTCTCCCCGGCAAACCAACCACGACCTTTCCGTGATTCTATTAGCTTGACTCAAAGAGCCGAGTCAATGGCTGTAGAGGTATAA
- a CDS encoding ATP-binding protein, producing the protein MNPQSAKRAIAHLVDRKVPMFVWGPPGIGKSSIVKQIANEKELEYIDLRLSLLDPTDLRGIPFFDAKNDKAVWAPASFLPTDENSSGILFLDELNTAAPMVQASAYQLILDRKVGEYTLPDGWAIVAAGNRESDRGVVFRMAAPLANRFIHLDMESNVEDWKTWAQNSNLRHSIIAFISYRPDALFTFGANAEAKAFATPRTWEYVNEILESEPEDDLLLAMLSGAIGEDLAASFLGFLSVEKSLPDIEAILAGESKEVPAETSALHILSTALTMRIDDETRSQELNNLLAYTLNLPAEFAIMIVQDLRGRNIELDYLSNWALWSKNFTKILHT; encoded by the coding sequence ATGAATCCACAAAGTGCCAAAAGAGCTATTGCCCATCTTGTTGATCGAAAGGTGCCTATGTTTGTATGGGGGCCTCCTGGGATTGGGAAGTCTTCGATCGTAAAACAGATCGCAAATGAAAAAGAGTTGGAGTACATCGATCTTCGTTTGTCACTGCTTGATCCGACAGATTTACGAGGTATCCCGTTTTTTGATGCTAAAAATGACAAAGCTGTTTGGGCACCTGCCTCTTTTTTACCGACAGATGAAAACTCTTCGGGAATTTTGTTTTTAGATGAGCTCAATACGGCAGCTCCTATGGTTCAGGCTTCTGCATATCAGCTGATCTTAGATCGTAAAGTTGGAGAGTACACACTTCCTGATGGTTGGGCGATTGTAGCGGCAGGGAACCGTGAGAGCGATCGCGGTGTTGTGTTTCGTATGGCGGCACCCCTTGCAAACCGTTTTATCCACTTAGATATGGAGTCAAATGTAGAGGACTGGAAAACTTGGGCGCAAAACTCAAATCTTCGTCATTCTATTATCGCTTTTATCTCTTACAGACCGGATGCACTTTTTACTTTTGGTGCAAATGCAGAAGCAAAAGCGTTTGCAACTCCTAGAACTTGGGAATATGTAAATGAGATCTTGGAAAGTGAGCCGGAAGATGATCTCCTTTTAGCGATGCTTAGCGGTGCGATCGGTGAAGATCTGGCAGCTTCGTTTTTAGGATTTTTATCGGTTGAGAAATCACTACCTGATATTGAAGCTATTTTAGCAGGTGAATCAAAAGAGGTTCCTGCGGAAACATCGGCTTTACATATCCTTTCAACTGCACTAACGATGCGCATAGATGACGAAACACGTTCACAAGAGTTAAATAATCTCTTAGCATATACGCTAAATCTCCCGGCAGAGTTTGCGATCATGATCGTTCAAGACCTGCGCGGGCGTAACATAGAGCTGGATTATTTGAGTAACTGGGCGCTGTGGAGCAAAAATTTTACAAAGATACTGCATACATAA